From the genome of Halobacterium sp. R2-5:
GCGGGCGACCGCGGTGACGTCCTCGTTCTCGCTGACGACCGTGACGTCGACGCCCGCCTCCGCCGCGGACGCGAGCGCGTCCCGGAGCGCGGGCTCCATCTGCCCGATCTCGTCGGTGCCGTAGACGACGTGGTCCTCCGCAGAGCCGACGAGCTGGGCCGCCCGCGAGACCACGTTCGACTGCCCGCGGACCGTCCAGATGGCCTCGCTCTCCTCGGTCGCCCCGTACTCCTCGCGGACGGACTCGAGGTAGTCGAAGGCCGCGTCGCTCTCCGAGCGGAGCTGCCGGTAGAGCCGCTCGCGGGCCTCCTCGACGCCGACCGGCCGGTACCGAGTCGGGTTCGACTGCTCGACGTCGACGAGCCCGCGGCCTTCGAGGTCCTCGGCGGCGCCGTACACCTGCGAGCGCGGGACGTCCGCGATGTCCGCGACCTCGCTGGCGGTGCCCGCGCCGAGCTTCTGGAGCGCGACGAACACCCGGGCCTCGTAGGTGGTGAGCCCGAGGCGCTTGAGCGCGCTCACGGCGTCGGCGTCGTTCATCGCGCCTCCCGGCGGTCGCGCGCCCACTCGCGGACGACGCGGTCGTACTGGTCGGCGGTCAGTTCGCCGTCCTCGAACGCCGCGCTCGCCTCCGCGAGGTCGCTATCTGTGACTTCGGCCTGCGCGAACACGCGCTCGAAGATGTCCGCGACCACGGCCGCGCCGTCGTCGCCTTCCAGCTCGTGTTCCTCGCCGGCAGCGAGCACGCGCCCGCTGATCGCGACCTCGGAGCCGTCCGGCGCGGTCTCCGAGACACGGAGGTCGTAGGTCGCCGTGGCCGGCTCGCCGTCGAGGCGCCACGCGACGTAGACGGTGTCGTCGTCGGCGACCGCCTGCACGGGCTCGGGGTCGGCGTCGAGGCCCGTG
Proteins encoded in this window:
- a CDS encoding TrmB family transcriptional regulator codes for the protein MNDADAVSALKRLGLTTYEARVFVALQKLGAGTASEVADIADVPRSQVYGAAEDLEGRGLVDVEQSNPTRYRPVGVEEARERLYRQLRSESDAAFDYLESVREEYGATEESEAIWTVRGQSNVVSRAAQLVGSAEDHVVYGTDEIGQMEPALRDALASAAEAGVDVTVVSENEDVTAVARDLGARAVSVAHQPTPDMGAERVVMVDDVAVLISVAGDDGTETAFWSRETGFAGMLSSLLEEFVADVAGEQ